The genomic interval TTACGGTGTCGGAATGGGGAGAAAGTCATCTGAGGCGCTTGGGGTTATCCAAGGTGTTCTCGGTACCCAACGGGGTGGACGTCGAGCGCTTCAAGCCCTGCCCCAAGCGGCGGCCCGAGCTGCGCACAGGCTTCGGATTTCGGCGCTTCACGGTGCTGGTCCCAGGGCGCATGTCGCCCGAGAAAAACCCCTTGGCCGCTTTGTCTGCGGCCCGCTTTTCCCCGGATTTGGATTTCGTTTTTGTGGGAGACGACGACTCGCAGACCGGGCACCTGGTCAAGCGGCTGGCCCGGGTATGGAAGCTCGAGAACGTACGGTTCTGGGGCAAGCGCTGGGACATGCCGGCGCTGTATCAAGCGGCGGATGCGGTGTTGCAACCTACCTTGGCCGAGAACCAATCGCTGGTGACCCTGGAAGCCATGAGCAGCGGCCTCCCGGTAGTCTCGAGCCCCATCCCCGCCCAGGCCGAGCTCATTCGAGACGGCGTGGAGGGCTTGTTGGTGCCCCCGCACCCCAAGGCCCTGGCCAAGGCGCTGGAAATGCTGGCTGGCGATCCCCAAAAGTCCAACGCCCTAGGAAAGGCCGCTCGAGCCCGGGTACTCGAGCGGCACACGCTACAGCACAGCGTTTCCAGGCTGGCCCAGGCCTTGCTGGGCCGGCTAGAAGAGGCTGGCTGAAAAGTCGTTGGCCATATCGGGTAAACTAGCGGGCGTGAAAAACTACCTGGAGATGCTCGACAAGCTCGCCGACGTCACCGTACAAGTAGGCCTCAACCTGCAAAAGGGCCAAGAACTCGTCATCACCGCGCCCATCGAAGCCCTCCCGCTCACCCGGAAGATCACCGAACGAGCCTACCGGGCTGGGGCCAAGCTGGTGACGGTGATCTACAGCGACGAAGAATCCACCCTGGCCCGTTATCGGCTCGCCCCCTCCGAGGCCTTCGACTACGCCCCGGCCTGGCTTTACGAAGGGATGGCCGAGGCCTATGCCGCCGGCGCAGCGCGGCTGGCCATCACCGGGCAGAACCCGGCCTTGCTCAAAGGCCAAGACTCAGAGCGCATCAGCCGGGCCAGCAAAGCCCAATCCATCGCCAACCAGCGGGCCCTCGAGCTCATCACCGGCTTCCATATCAACTGGAGCATCGTCGCCTACGCCACCCCGGCTTGGGCCAAGATGGTCTTTCCCGACCTGCCCGAGACGGAGGCCGTAGAGAAGTTGTGGGAGGCTATCTTTAAGGCCTCGAGGCTGGATACTGACGACCCGGTGGCGGCTTGGGCGGCGCACAACGCCAACCTGCACAAACGGGTACGGTTCCTCAACGAGAAACGCTACGCCGCCTTGCACTTCAAGGGCCCCGGCACTGACCTCAAGGTGGGCCTGGCCGACGATCACGTATGGTCGGGCGGAGCCGCGACGGCCAAGAACGGGGTGGTCTGCAACCCCAACATCCCCACCGAGGAGGTCTTCACCACCCCCCACAAAGACCGGGTGGAAGGCTACGTCAGCAGCAGCAAACCCCTGGCCCACCAGGGCAGCCTGCTAGACGGGATCCGGGTGCGCTTCGAGGGAGGCCAGATCGTCGAGGCCAGCGCCAAAGTGGGCGAAGATATCCTAAGGCAGCTGCTCGAGACCGACGAAGGAGCCCGCCGTCTGGGCGAGGTGGCCTTGGTGCCCCACTCCTCCCCCATCGCGCAGTCGGGGATCTTGTTCTACAACACCCTCCTCGATGAAAACGCGGCCAGCCACATCGCCTTGGGCCAGGCTTACAGCGAGTGCATCCGGGGTGGGGAGCGCCTGAGCCGGGAGGAACTCGCCGCCCGGGGGGCCAACGCGAGCCTCATCCATGTAGACTGGATGATTGGGTCGAACGAAATCGACGTAGACGGCATCACCCACACTGGGCAGGCCGAACCGCTGATGCGCAGGGGGGAATGGGTGAGCTGAAGACGAATCCAGCCCATTGCTATCGCGCTGGCCACTTGAATTGGGGCATCGGGTCGTGCTGACGTCGTACGCTATACGCTAAACGCGACTTGCGTCGTACGTCATACGCAATACGCAAAACGCCAGACGCTAAACGCGGGGGACGATCCCCTACCCCGCCTACCGGCGGCGAAGGAAGCGTCTCGGGACGGCGTACCGCCGTACACCCAAGGGACGATCCCCTATCGGGACGAGCAAAGCTCGTACGCCTAGGGGTAGATTCCCTTCGGGACGGCGTACCGCCGTACACCCGGGGGACCGATCCCCTTCGTATGACGTACGACATTTGATAGCGGGGGATATACAAATCTAGAAAGCGTAGGACCCCTAAAGGCAGAATAGACTGGGGCCAGGGGGAGCATCATGGGGTATCGCCACGGTGTACGAATATGCCACGCAGCAAAGGTCGGAAGCCTAGAGTTTCACGTTTCGGCCAAAGCGCGCCGTTATTACCAGTTTGACCTGTCGCTGTTCTCTTCTTCGGGCAATGTGATCTTCGCCGACTTTGAAGCCGCCCGGCGCTTCGCGGCGGCTATGAATGCCAAGCGCGACCTGGCAAATCACCCCGAGTCCGCGGTGAGCGCGGCCCAGATCGCGGCGATGGGGCTCATCGACGAGATGCTGCACTTCGTGGTGGAACAATACCGCCGCCAACACAACCCCCACGTAATGCTCGAGGCCCTTGGGGCGCTCGAGGCCACCCTGGGTGCCGATACCCTAGAAACCGCCCTGCGGGCTTTTGCCCAGGAATTCCCCCCGATCCGGGTCTACCGGGGCGAGCTCGCGCTGGACGAGTACCTCTCGGGCCATACGGAGGGGCGGGCCAATCGAGAAATCCTGCTGGAAGAGATGTTGATGCTCTGGCTGGCCAACGCCAACCCAGCCTTTGCGCCTTTCCTGGAACTTTTCGACGACGCCGCGCTCGAGCACTCAACCGCCTATTTGTCCATCATCCAGGGCCTCGAGGCCTTCTTCGAAGCCCAACCAGCCTCCAGCGAAAGCGGCGTGAGCCTATTCCGCACCCTACGCCTTCCCGCGCTGATGCACCCCGACTCGCTCGAGGCCCAGCTCGAGTTCCTGCTCAAACGCTTCGGTGGTACCCTGGGCCGTTTCGCGCAGCGCATCCTGACCGGGATCGGTGTGCTCAAAGAAGCGGCCCGGTCGTTCTGGACGCCGGTCCATTTCGACACCCCACCGGGCCACGGGATCACCGCTGAGATGTATAACTGGCGCTCGAGGGACGCCGAGTACGAACCCGAAGCCTTCAGCCCCGACGTGGACTGGATGCCCCGGGTGGTGCTCCTGGCCAAGAATACCTTCGTCTGGCTCGACCAGCTTTCGAAGAAGTACGCCCGGCCCATCACCACCCTAGATCAGATCCCCGAGGAGGAGCTGGACATCCTGGCCAGTTGGGGGATCACCGCCTTGTGGCTCATCGGCCTGTGGGAACGAAGCCCGGCCTCTCGGCGGATCAAGCAGATGATGGGTAACCCTGACGCGGTAGCCTCGGCCTATTCGCTGTACGATTACGTCATCGCCAAAGAGCTGGGAGGTGAAGCGGCGCTGGAGGTGCTGCGGCAAAGGGCCTGGCGGCGGGGTATCCGGCTGGCTTCGGACATGGTGCCCAACCACACCGGCATCGACAGCAAATGGGTGATCGAGCACCCCGACCGGTTTATCAGCCTTCCCTACCCGCCCTATCCCACCTACACCTTCAACGGCCCCGACCTGTCCTCGGATCCCCGCGTGGGGATCTTCCTCGAGGACCACTACTATGACAAATCCGACGCCGCCGTGGTATTCAAGCGGGTGGACCGCCGCACGGGTGAGGTCCGCTACATCTACCACGGCAACGACGGCACCGCCATGCCCTGGAACGATACCGCCCAGCTCAACTACCTCAACCCCGAGGTACGCGAGGCGGTGATCCAAACCATCCTGCACGTGGCCCGGCAGTTTCCCATCATCCGCTTTGACGCCGCCATGACCCTTACCAAGCGGCACATCCAGCGGCTGTGGTGGCCCGAGCCGGGAGGGAGCCCCTGGGGAGCGTCCATCCCCAGCCGGGCCGAGCACGCTATGCCCAAAGAGGAGTTCGACCGGCTCGTGCCCCAGGAGTTTTGGCGCGAGGTAGTAGACCGCTGTGCCGCAGAAGCCCCCGATACCCTCTTGCTGGCCGAGGCTTTTTGGATGATGGAGGGCTACTTTGTGCGCACCTTGGGAATGCACCGGGTCTACAACTCGGCCTTTATGAACATGCTGCGCGATGAGAAAAACGGCGAGTATCGGGCCATCATGAAAAACACCCTGGAGTTCGAGCCGGAGATCCTGAAGCGCTTCGTCAACTTCCTCAACAACCCCGACGAAAAGACGGCAGCAGAGCAATTCGGCAAGGGAGACAAGTATTTTGGGGTGATGACCCTGTGCGCCACGTTGCCGGGGTTGCCGATGGTCGGGCACGGGCAGGTAGAGGGCTTTAGCGAACGCTACGGGATGGAGTACCGGCGGGCCTACTACGACGAAACTCCCGACCAAGGGTTCATCCGCTACCACCACCAACAGATCTTCCCCCTATTCAAGCGGCGCCACCTCTTCGCCGAGGTGGAGCACTTCGTGCTCTACGACTTCTCCTCAGAGGAAGGTGTCAACGAGGATGTGTTCGCCTACTCCAATCGCCACCAGAGCGAACGGGCGTTGATCGTTTACCACAATAAAAATACCTACACCAAAGGATGGGTCCATACCTCGGTGGCTCAGGCGGTGAAAACCGGGGAAGGTCGGGAGATGCTAAAGCGTACGCTGGGGCAGGGGCTGGGGCTAGGTACAGATAGTTGGGCCATCTTCCGCGACGCGGTGAGCGGCCTCGAGTACCTACGCCCCTCCCGCGAACTCCACGAACGAGGGCTCTACCTCGAGCTAGGCCCCTATCAGCGGCACGTTTTCCTGGACTGGCGCGAGGTGAGTGACCCCGAGGGCATCTACGCCCGCCTCGCCCACATGTTGGGCGGGGCGGGGGCGGCGAGTGTGGAAAGGCTAAGGCAAGAGCTTTGGCTCGAGCCCGTTTTGACCCCCTTCCGCCAGCTCGTCAACCCGCAGCTGTTCGAAAAGCTGATCGGGGCTAGGGTGAGCAAGGGGAAGCCCGACAAAGCCGTGCTCGATGAGGGCAGCAACAAACTCAGCGCACTCGTGGAAGCCGCGCGGGAGTTCGGCGGAAGGCCCCTCAACCCCGACCTCAAAGCCCTCCGCAAACAGCTCGAGGCCTTGTTGCGACTGCCCGCCTTCGTGGAGGGGCTAGAGCCTGCTCGGGCCACCCCATCCAAGTCCACCACGGCCCGCCTCAGCCGCAAGCCGAAAAGAGCCCCCCGCAGTTCCCTGCCGGCTAGCCTGGACGACCGGGTCGAGCGCTGGGGGGTCCTCTTGGGCTGGCTGTTCGTCCAACCTTTGGCCGACGATCCCCAAACCCGGATTCGCCTGCTCGATGAGTGGCTGTTGGGCCGGGTCTTGGCCGACACCCTGCGGGAGATGGGACTTGGCGAGGGCGAAGCCGAACGCGCGGTGGGGCTGGTCAGGGTACTCCTGGCGGCGCAGCCTTGGCTTGCCGAAGAAGCCCCCAAGCCCCAAAAGGCCAAGAAGCAGCTCAAGGCTTGGCTGCAGGACCCGCTGATCCAGCGCCATGTGCAAACCCACCGCTTCGAAGGGGCGGTATATTTCAATCAGGAAGCCTTCGAAGCGATGCTTTCGGCCATGGTCCGGCTGGTGGCGGTGGTATCCGCTGGCGAGCCGGGGCGCAAAGTGGCCGACACCCGGCGGATCGTGCGGGAGTGGTACGCGGTGCTCGAGCGCTACCGCTCGGCGGCCCTCAAGGCCGGGTACCGCCTAGATAAGTTGCTCGAGCCCGCCCCGACCCGCAGGAAAAAGCAGGCCGCCGCGCAGCCCTAACCCCTACTCCAGCAACGAGCAAAGGCCGAGCAAACCTACGTCCTGGGGCTTCTTGCCCAGGGCCGCTCGGGCCACCGCCCGGCCGCAGATGGCCCCTACTACATTCCCGGTGCCGCTATAGGCCCCGATAGCCCATACCCCAGGCCGCACCTCCTCCGCTACGGGTAAGCCATCCTCGGCGTAGCTCACCGAGGCCGCCCAACGGTGGGTGATCTGAGCTTGGACCCCAATCGAGCGGAGCAGATTTTCCAAACGGGTCTGGATGGCCTCGCTGGGCGCATCCGCATAGGTCCACTCGGCCTCCAGATCGGCATCACGCCTCCCGCCCAGGGCGAGGCGCCCGTCGGGGAGCTGTTGCCAGTAGTCGTAGCCCCAGCGGGTGTAGACCGGGCGGGGAAAATGGACTTCCGGCGCGGGGGCCGTAGCGAGCATCTGCAACCGGGCGGTGCGCACCCGGCCAGAAAGCTCGGGGAAAAGCCGCTCGAGCCCACCGTCTACCGCCACGATGACCCGTCGGCAGCGGATCCGGGCCTTGGGGGTGCGGATTTCCTGAGCGCTGATCTCCCAAGCCGGAGTGCGCTCGAAGAGCCAAGCCCCCCTTTCGAGCGCCCGCTGGGCCAGGGTGCGGCAGCGCTGCAAGGGATTGAATACCCCGTCGCTGGGGATCAGTACCCCTCGGCCTTCGGGACCTTCGTAGGGTTCGGCGGGAAAGCCGTCGGCCTGTAGAGCCCGGTAATGTACGAGGCAGTCTCGCTCCTCCTCTTCCGAGGCGGCGATCCGCAGCGAGCCTACCCGGCGAATAGCCGCGGGGGTCTCTTGGAGCATGCGTTCGATTTGCTCGAGGGTGGCTCGATACACCCTCCGGGCGAAGCCGCGCCCGAACTGCCGTACGGTCTGGTGGTAGAACTTGGCCAGCCCGGCCAGCAAAAACCCCCCGTTGCGTCCTGCCGCCCCGCCCGCGACCCCCTTTGCATCAATTCCGACCACCTGGCACCCCAAGCCCAGCAGCTCATGAATGGCCGCCAGCCCGCTCCCGCCCAGCCCGACCACGCAAACTTCGGCCTCGAGGTCGCGCTCGAGCTCGGGCAGCCCCGGCCAGGCTCCGTCATCCCAGATCGGCGAGTTCGGCAGATTCACGCCATCAGCTTACATAAAACCGAGCCGGGCTGTCTCCGGCTCGGTTTGGGTCTGGTGGAGCTGGAGGGATTTGAACCCCCGACCTTGTCCTTGCAAAGGACCTGCTCTCCCGCTGAGCTACAGCCCCAAACCGTCGAGCACCCAGGAGTATAGCAGCCCTCGAGCCCAAACGCAAACAGTTTGCCAAAGCCCTCCTTCCCGGCTATAATTCCCCTTTGGGTGCGCCGAAAGCGATCTGGGGCAGGGAGAGGTCCCCAGATCAAATGCGGCCGGCGCAAACTCCAATCCCACTCCAACCTCTCCCGTTAGGAGAAGCATGGCTTTTAACATCCATATCAAGGAGCTGCTGGAAGCGGGGGTCCACTTCGGTCACGAGACCAAGCGTTGGAACCCCAAGATGAAGCGCTACATCTACGCCGAGCGCAACGGCATCTTCATCATCGATCTGCAAAAGACCATGGTGGAGATCGAGCGTACCTTCAAGTACGTGCAAGACCTCGCCATGCGCGGCGGCACCATCCTCTACGTGGGCACCAAAAAGCAAGCCCAGGAGATCGTGCAGCAGGAGGCCGACCGGGCCGGGATGCCCTACGTCAACCAGCGCTGGCTGGGGGGGATGCTCACCAACTTCCGTACCATCACCGCGCAGGTGAACCGCCTGCAAGAGCTCGAGGAACTCTTTGCTTCAGAAGAGATCAACGAGCGGGTCAAGACCGAGCAGGTACGGCTCAAACACGAGATGGACCGCTTGCAGAAGAACTTGGGCGGTTTCCGCAAGCTCAAACGCCTGCCCGATGCCCTCTTCGTGATCGACCCGACCAAGGAGGCCATCGCCGTCAAGGAAGCCCGCAAGCTGGGCATCCCGGTAGTGGCCTTGGCCGATACCGATTCCGACCCGGACCTGTGCGACTACATCATCCCCGGCAACGACGACGCGATCCGCTCGATCCAGCTCATCGTGACCCGGCTCACCGACCTCATCGTGGAGACCCGGGGCGGGGGTAGCCCCAGAACTACCACGCCCGTTGAACCCGAGGAGGGTCAAATCGAGGAAGCTCAGGCGTAACGTTAGCGAAGCGCAATCAAGGGTGAGGTCAACATGACGCAAACCGAACAGATCAAAAAACTCCGCGAAGCTACCGGCGCGGGGATGATGGAAGTGAAAAAAGCCCTCGAGGACGCGGGCTGGGACGCCGAGAAGGCCACCATCCTGCTACGGGAGCGGGGGGCGCTCAAAGCCGCCAAGAAGGCCGACCGCGAGGCCCGCGAGGGAATCATCGGCTACTACATCCACCACAACGCTCGGGTGGGGGTGATGGTCGA from Meiothermus sp. Pnk-1 carries:
- a CDS encoding glycosyltransferase family 4 protein, with protein sequence MVEVAFLTDAPRVAGSETWLLAYLPLLRQHGLEPTLYLSTHPALDGYAQRLAEAGVALRRYERLEGAFPAMGQAHLRVIQAWQPRTYGRAFAHLPRPNAAVIHDQLEYHYPYGLRPLFRLGYCLSKARALRNADALITVSEWGESHLRRLGLSKVFSVPNGVDVERFKPCPKRRPELRTGFGFRRFTVLVPGRMSPEKNPLAALSAARFSPDLDFVFVGDDDSQTGHLVKRLARVWKLENVRFWGKRWDMPALYQAADAVLQPTLAENQSLVTLEAMSSGLPVVSSPIPAQAELIRDGVEGLLVPPHPKALAKALEMLAGDPQKSNALGKAARARVLERHTLQHSVSRLAQALLGRLEEAG
- a CDS encoding aminopeptidase, which translates into the protein MKNYLEMLDKLADVTVQVGLNLQKGQELVITAPIEALPLTRKITERAYRAGAKLVTVIYSDEESTLARYRLAPSEAFDYAPAWLYEGMAEAYAAGAARLAITGQNPALLKGQDSERISRASKAQSIANQRALELITGFHINWSIVAYATPAWAKMVFPDLPETEAVEKLWEAIFKASRLDTDDPVAAWAAHNANLHKRVRFLNEKRYAALHFKGPGTDLKVGLADDHVWSGGAATAKNGVVCNPNIPTEEVFTTPHKDRVEGYVSSSKPLAHQGSLLDGIRVRFEGGQIVEASAKVGEDILRQLLETDEGARRLGEVALVPHSSPIAQSGILFYNTLLDENAASHIALGQAYSECIRGGERLSREELAARGANASLIHVDWMIGSNEIDVDGITHTGQAEPLMRRGEWVS
- a CDS encoding alpha-amylase family glycosyl hydrolase, with the protein product MGYRHGVRICHAAKVGSLEFHVSAKARRYYQFDLSLFSSSGNVIFADFEAARRFAAAMNAKRDLANHPESAVSAAQIAAMGLIDEMLHFVVEQYRRQHNPHVMLEALGALEATLGADTLETALRAFAQEFPPIRVYRGELALDEYLSGHTEGRANREILLEEMLMLWLANANPAFAPFLELFDDAALEHSTAYLSIIQGLEAFFEAQPASSESGVSLFRTLRLPALMHPDSLEAQLEFLLKRFGGTLGRFAQRILTGIGVLKEAARSFWTPVHFDTPPGHGITAEMYNWRSRDAEYEPEAFSPDVDWMPRVVLLAKNTFVWLDQLSKKYARPITTLDQIPEEELDILASWGITALWLIGLWERSPASRRIKQMMGNPDAVASAYSLYDYVIAKELGGEAALEVLRQRAWRRGIRLASDMVPNHTGIDSKWVIEHPDRFISLPYPPYPTYTFNGPDLSSDPRVGIFLEDHYYDKSDAAVVFKRVDRRTGEVRYIYHGNDGTAMPWNDTAQLNYLNPEVREAVIQTILHVARQFPIIRFDAAMTLTKRHIQRLWWPEPGGSPWGASIPSRAEHAMPKEEFDRLVPQEFWREVVDRCAAEAPDTLLLAEAFWMMEGYFVRTLGMHRVYNSAFMNMLRDEKNGEYRAIMKNTLEFEPEILKRFVNFLNNPDEKTAAEQFGKGDKYFGVMTLCATLPGLPMVGHGQVEGFSERYGMEYRRAYYDETPDQGFIRYHHQQIFPLFKRRHLFAEVEHFVLYDFSSEEGVNEDVFAYSNRHQSERALIVYHNKNTYTKGWVHTSVAQAVKTGEGREMLKRTLGQGLGLGTDSWAIFRDAVSGLEYLRPSRELHERGLYLELGPYQRHVFLDWREVSDPEGIYARLAHMLGGAGAASVERLRQELWLEPVLTPFRQLVNPQLFEKLIGARVSKGKPDKAVLDEGSNKLSALVEAAREFGGRPLNPDLKALRKQLEALLRLPAFVEGLEPARATPSKSTTARLSRKPKRAPRSSLPASLDDRVERWGVLLGWLFVQPLADDPQTRIRLLDEWLLGRVLADTLREMGLGEGEAERAVGLVRVLLAAQPWLAEEAPKPQKAKKQLKAWLQDPLIQRHVQTHRFEGAVYFNQEAFEAMLSAMVRLVAVVSAGEPGRKVADTRRIVREWYAVLERYRSAALKAGYRLDKLLEPAPTRRKKQAAAQP
- a CDS encoding FAD-binding oxidoreductase, whose protein sequence is MNLPNSPIWDDGAWPGLPELERDLEAEVCVVGLGGSGLAAIHELLGLGCQVVGIDAKGVAGGAAGRNGGFLLAGLAKFYHQTVRQFGRGFARRVYRATLEQIERMLQETPAAIRRVGSLRIAASEEEERDCLVHYRALQADGFPAEPYEGPEGRGVLIPSDGVFNPLQRCRTLAQRALERGAWLFERTPAWEISAQEIRTPKARIRCRRVIVAVDGGLERLFPELSGRVRTARLQMLATAPAPEVHFPRPVYTRWGYDYWQQLPDGRLALGGRRDADLEAEWTYADAPSEAIQTRLENLLRSIGVQAQITHRWAASVSYAEDGLPVAEEVRPGVWAIGAYSGTGNVVGAICGRAVARAALGKKPQDVGLLGLCSLLE
- the rpsB gene encoding 30S ribosomal protein S2, yielding MAFNIHIKELLEAGVHFGHETKRWNPKMKRYIYAERNGIFIIDLQKTMVEIERTFKYVQDLAMRGGTILYVGTKKQAQEIVQQEADRAGMPYVNQRWLGGMLTNFRTITAQVNRLQELEELFASEEINERVKTEQVRLKHEMDRLQKNLGGFRKLKRLPDALFVIDPTKEAIAVKEARKLGIPVVALADTDSDPDLCDYIIPGNDDAIRSIQLIVTRLTDLIVETRGGGSPRTTTPVEPEEGQIEEAQA